In Neorhizobium galegae, the following proteins share a genomic window:
- a CDS encoding copper homeostasis protein CutC — protein MSILLEVCVDSPEGLAAAIAGGANRIELCAALDVGGLTPPPGMIALAAKAPIPVYAIIRPRAGSFVYAADNEAAMMADIDAVRAAGLAGVVIGASRPNMTLDMGLLKRLMAHSQGLGVTLHRAFDLVPDPFEALEQAVSLGVERILSSGLKVSGPEGTEMLKMLVERAGDRVSIMPGGGINLVTVERVVRETGVHEVHSSCRRPVEGKDERAIAFGFQAPVSHETSSEIVRQMRGLLDELEVARD, from the coding sequence CTGTCCATCCTGCTCGAAGTCTGCGTCGATAGTCCCGAAGGTTTGGCGGCCGCCATCGCCGGTGGCGCAAACCGCATCGAACTCTGCGCGGCACTCGATGTCGGCGGGCTGACGCCGCCGCCGGGCATGATCGCGCTTGCCGCCAAGGCCCCGATCCCGGTCTATGCGATCATCCGGCCCCGCGCCGGCAGCTTCGTCTACGCCGCCGACAACGAGGCGGCGATGATGGCCGATATCGATGCGGTGCGGGCGGCGGGCCTCGCAGGCGTGGTGATCGGCGCGAGCCGACCGAACATGACGCTCGACATGGGCTTGCTCAAGCGGCTGATGGCGCATTCACAAGGCCTCGGGGTGACGCTTCACCGCGCCTTCGATCTTGTGCCTGATCCGTTTGAAGCCCTGGAACAGGCGGTCTCGCTCGGCGTCGAACGCATCCTGAGCTCCGGCCTCAAGGTCAGTGGGCCGGAGGGGACCGAGATGTTGAAGATGCTGGTGGAGCGGGCGGGGGACAGAGTGTCGATCATGCCCGGCGGTGGCATCAACCTCGTGACCGTCGAACGGGTGGTGCGCGAAACCGGGGTGCACGAGGTCCACAGCTCCTGCCGCCGGCCCGTCGAAGGCAAGGATGAGCGCGCCATTGCCTTCGGTTTCCAGGCGCCTGTTTCCCACGAGACGAGCAGCGAGATCGTCCGGCAGATGCGCGGTTTGCTCGATGAACTGGAAGTGGCGCGGGACTGA
- a CDS encoding ROK family protein yields MSIAATPRTTGQPAPGSVGPAKPVFCVDIGGSFMKFAVSPAPGALVPLEKVATPAADWHELGASLSALIQRNAHAGDPASPLALSIAGLIDPRNGIATSANIPCITGRRIGDELSAILGRPVLAANDADCLTLAEANEGVGRGHSVVFCAIMGTGIGGGLAIDGRLVRGAGGVTGEWGHGPILNTSVELDGETLHIPRFSCGCGQSGCVDTIGGARGIERLHHFLHGCEETSYRILEDWQVDEARAARTVAVYLELIADPLALSVNVTGASIVPVGGGLASVTPLIDALDRAVRKRILNRFDHPLVTPALRQEDGGLVGAAVLGHQSAVHGRESAVQDH; encoded by the coding sequence ATGAGCATCGCCGCCACACCCCGCACGACGGGCCAGCCAGCACCTGGCAGCGTGGGACCGGCAAAGCCGGTCTTCTGCGTCGATATCGGTGGGTCGTTCATGAAATTCGCGGTCTCGCCGGCACCCGGCGCGCTGGTGCCGCTCGAAAAGGTAGCGACGCCGGCCGCGGACTGGCACGAGCTTGGCGCGTCGCTTTCAGCGCTGATCCAGCGCAATGCGCATGCGGGGGATCCGGCTTCGCCGTTGGCGCTGTCGATCGCCGGCCTCATCGATCCCAGAAACGGCATCGCCACCTCGGCCAATATTCCCTGCATCACCGGACGGCGGATTGGCGACGAGCTTTCGGCGATCCTGGGGCGGCCGGTACTGGCTGCCAATGACGCGGACTGCCTGACGCTTGCCGAAGCCAACGAGGGCGTCGGGCGCGGTCATTCGGTGGTCTTCTGCGCCATCATGGGCACCGGCATAGGCGGGGGCCTCGCAATCGATGGCCGGCTGGTGCGCGGGGCAGGCGGCGTCACCGGCGAGTGGGGCCACGGACCGATCCTCAACACCAGTGTCGAGCTCGATGGCGAGACGCTCCATATCCCGCGTTTTTCCTGTGGCTGCGGCCAGTCGGGCTGTGTCGATACAATCGGCGGAGCGCGCGGCATCGAACGGCTGCATCATTTCCTGCATGGCTGCGAAGAGACAAGCTATCGGATACTCGAGGATTGGCAGGTCGACGAGGCGAGGGCTGCAAGGACCGTCGCCGTCTATCTCGAACTGATCGCCGATCCGCTGGCCCTGTCGGTCAATGTCACCGGCGCCTCGATCGTGCCGGTCGGCGGCGGGCTCGCCTCGGTCACGCCGCTCATCGATGCGCTGGACCGGGCGGTACGCAAGCGCATCCTCAACCGCTTCGATCACCCGCTGGTGACACCGGCGCTGCGGCAGGAGGATGGCGGGCTGGTCGGTGCCGCCGTGCTCGGCCATCAAAGCGCCGTCCACGGTCGCGAAAGTGCCGTTCAAGATCATTAA
- a CDS encoding ABC transporter permease, producing MASVDTDIASRRPAVYRGLRWMATHRSITIGGFLIGIILAAAIFAPLIAPADPYVQDLLATMEPPSLAHPFGTDDNGRDIFARVIFGARISLAEVVLAVGLAVLVGVPLGILSGMSGRYVDQAIMWTMDILFAFPGIVLAILIVSVLGSSLINLLIAIAIFSVPVYARLSRNLTLGLKGMDYVEAAVSLGISRRRIMSHYILRNAIGPIIVQSTLTAGTVILSAASLSFLGLGAQPPLPEWGAMMSDGRNYLGLNIWMSLFPGLAIMITVLGFNILGDGLRDLLDPRK from the coding sequence ATGGCATCTGTTGACACCGATATCGCGTCGCGCCGGCCTGCGGTCTACCGGGGACTGCGCTGGATGGCGACCCATCGCAGCATCACCATCGGCGGCTTCCTGATCGGCATTATCCTGGCTGCCGCGATCTTCGCACCGCTGATCGCGCCGGCCGACCCTTACGTGCAGGACCTTTTGGCGACCATGGAGCCGCCGTCGCTCGCGCATCCGTTCGGCACCGACGACAACGGCCGCGATATTTTTGCCCGCGTCATTTTCGGAGCCCGCATTTCCTTGGCTGAAGTGGTCCTGGCCGTCGGGCTGGCGGTGCTGGTCGGCGTGCCGCTCGGCATCCTGTCGGGCATGAGCGGCCGCTACGTCGATCAGGCGATCATGTGGACGATGGACATCCTGTTTGCCTTTCCCGGCATCGTGCTCGCCATCCTGATCGTCAGCGTGCTCGGCTCCAGCCTGATCAACCTCCTGATCGCCATTGCCATTTTCTCGGTGCCGGTCTACGCCCGCCTAAGCCGCAACCTGACCCTCGGCCTGAAGGGCATGGACTATGTCGAAGCTGCCGTCTCGCTCGGCATTTCGCGCCGCCGCATCATGAGCCACTATATCCTGCGCAACGCGATCGGGCCGATCATCGTGCAGTCGACGCTGACCGCCGGCACCGTCATCCTGTCGGCCGCGAGCCTGTCGTTCCTCGGCCTCGGCGCCCAGCCGCCGCTGCCCGAATGGGGCGCGATGATGAGCGACGGCCGCAACTATCTCGGCCTCAACATCTGGATGTCGCTGTTTCCGGGCCTGGCGATCATGATCACCGTGCTCGGCTTCAACATCCTCGGCGACGGCCTTCGCGATCTTCTGGATCCGCGCAAATGA
- a CDS encoding ABC transporter permease: MKAYILKKLLALPLILIGVSLLVFVAIRALPGDPARLMAGPEATQEAVDNMTVRLGLDRSLPAQYASFAYGAVRGDLGTSIKSKLPVVDEIAERLPFTIGLAITAYLIAIGIGVPAGMIAAIYRHGWPDQIVMILAIAGASIANFWLALMAMNTFSVQLGWLPLLGAASWKSFILPSITLAVLPTAVIARMTRSSMIEVMSQDYIRTAYAKGVLPRNIYWSHALRNALLPIITIVGLNFGSLMGGAVVTESVFNWPGIGRFLVDAVRYRDYPVIQGVTLVAVTGVVIINFLAEMLIAFLNPKIRFD, translated from the coding sequence ATGAAAGCCTATATCCTCAAGAAATTGCTGGCTCTGCCGCTGATCCTCATCGGCGTGTCGCTGCTGGTCTTCGTGGCGATCCGTGCGCTGCCGGGTGATCCGGCGCGGCTGATGGCCGGACCCGAGGCGACGCAGGAGGCGGTCGACAACATGACCGTTCGGCTCGGCCTCGACCGCAGCCTGCCGGCGCAATATGCCTCGTTTGCCTATGGGGCGGTGAGGGGCGATCTCGGCACCTCGATTAAGTCGAAGCTGCCGGTCGTCGACGAGATCGCCGAGCGCCTGCCGTTCACGATCGGGCTCGCGATTACCGCCTATCTGATCGCCATCGGCATCGGTGTACCGGCCGGGATGATCGCGGCGATCTACCGGCATGGCTGGCCGGACCAAATCGTGATGATTCTTGCGATTGCCGGGGCCTCGATCGCCAATTTCTGGCTGGCGCTGATGGCGATGAATACGTTTTCCGTGCAGCTCGGCTGGCTGCCGCTGCTCGGCGCCGCGTCCTGGAAGAGCTTCATCCTGCCGTCGATCACGCTGGCGGTGCTGCCGACCGCGGTCATCGCCCGCATGACCCGTTCCAGCATGATCGAGGTGATGAGCCAGGACTATATCCGCACGGCTTACGCCAAGGGCGTCCTGCCGAGGAACATCTACTGGAGCCATGCGCTGCGCAATGCGCTGCTGCCGATCATCACCATCGTCGGCTTGAATTTCGGCAGCCTGATGGGTGGCGCGGTCGTGACCGAATCCGTCTTCAACTGGCCGGGCATCGGACGTTTCCTTGTCGATGCGGTGCGTTACCGCGACTATCCGGTCATCCAGGGCGTGACGCTCGTCGCCGTCACCGGCGTGGTCATCATCAATTTTCTGGCGGAAATGCTGATCGCCTTCCTCAACCCGAAGATAAGGTTCGACTGA
- a CDS encoding ABC transporter substrate-binding protein yields MTMFLKSRHFALACAVAGSLVFPVAASAATLNVMQTEAPRSMDPGDQTATYTAALLDPMYEGLVKRDPDLSLKPALATEWSADASGLVWTFKLRPGVKFHDGTAFDADAVVKNFARHLDTKRGLAASGRLRTFLEGVTAVDPTTVQFKLKTQYPAFLALLTTGPCLMVSPTADAAGTVGSKAVGTGPYKLQEYKSGEYVIQAKNTDWWGGAPKGEDLIKWTWTAEPSVMNMALQTGDADVINPFPAAFAAQVKANPEMKLSTTDGSAVFWVSLNTKLKPLDDVRVRQALNYATDRDGIVKAFMNGYATPANSPLAPVTPGYDKTLNPYPYNVEKAKQLLKEAGYPDGFAMSTIVQEQESRIGELLQAMWAKAGVKLDVRKMEGGVWSKAAFQDPAGKEKDNIGSSIASWSSGVNGADLQFRPLYYTKSASPAGANLGFFSDAKLDELIDKAASTLDEKARNAIYVDAQRQVNEQAPHVLLYTKQDLFATRASVKGAWVIPGGLIVVKDAKK; encoded by the coding sequence ATGACCATGTTCCTGAAAAGCCGTCATTTTGCGCTTGCCTGCGCGGTTGCCGGCAGCCTCGTGTTTCCAGTCGCGGCCAGTGCCGCGACGCTCAACGTGATGCAGACCGAAGCCCCGCGCTCCATGGATCCGGGCGACCAGACCGCGACCTATACGGCAGCCCTGCTCGATCCGATGTATGAAGGCCTCGTCAAGCGCGATCCCGATCTGTCGCTGAAGCCGGCGCTCGCCACCGAATGGTCGGCAGATGCTTCCGGCCTCGTCTGGACCTTCAAGCTGCGTCCGGGCGTCAAGTTCCACGACGGCACCGCCTTCGATGCCGATGCCGTGGTCAAGAATTTCGCCCGTCATCTCGATACCAAGCGCGGCCTTGCCGCCAGCGGCCGGTTGCGCACCTTCCTCGAAGGCGTCACCGCCGTCGACCCGACGACCGTGCAGTTCAAGCTGAAGACCCAGTACCCGGCCTTCCTCGCGCTTCTGACGACCGGCCCCTGCCTGATGGTCAGCCCGACCGCGGATGCCGCCGGCACGGTCGGTTCGAAGGCGGTCGGTACCGGCCCCTACAAGCTGCAGGAATACAAGTCCGGCGAATACGTAATCCAGGCCAAGAACACCGACTGGTGGGGCGGCGCGCCGAAGGGCGAAGACCTGATCAAGTGGACCTGGACAGCCGAGCCTTCGGTCATGAACATGGCGCTGCAGACGGGCGATGCCGACGTCATCAACCCGTTCCCGGCCGCGTTTGCCGCACAGGTCAAGGCAAACCCGGAGATGAAGCTTTCGACGACCGACGGTTCGGCCGTGTTCTGGGTGTCGCTCAACACCAAGCTGAAGCCGCTTGACGACGTGCGCGTCCGCCAGGCGCTGAACTATGCGACCGACCGCGACGGCATCGTCAAGGCGTTCATGAACGGCTATGCGACGCCGGCGAATTCGCCGCTCGCACCGGTCACGCCCGGCTACGACAAGACGCTCAATCCCTATCCGTACAATGTCGAGAAGGCCAAGCAGCTCCTGAAGGAAGCCGGTTATCCGGACGGGTTCGCGATGTCGACCATCGTGCAGGAGCAGGAGTCGCGGATCGGGGAACTGCTGCAGGCGATGTGGGCCAAGGCCGGCGTGAAGCTGGACGTGCGCAAGATGGAAGGTGGCGTCTGGTCGAAGGCGGCCTTCCAGGATCCGGCCGGCAAGGAGAAGGACAATATCGGTTCGTCGATCGCCTCCTGGTCGTCGGGCGTAAACGGCGCCGACCTGCAGTTCCGCCCGCTCTACTACACGAAGAGCGCGTCGCCCGCCGGTGCGAACCTCGGTTTCTTCTCAGATGCCAAGCTTGACGAGTTGATCGACAAGGCCGCCTCGACGCTCGACGAAAAGGCGCGCAACGCGATCTATGTCGATGCCCAGAGACAAGTGAACGAGCAGGCGCCGCATGTTCTGCTCTATACCAAGCAGGACCTGTTTGCGACGCGCGCCAGCGTCAAGGGTGCGTGGGTCATTCCGGGTGGCCTGATCGTCGTCAAGGACGCCAAGAAGTAA
- a CDS encoding ROK family transcriptional regulator yields the protein MNALLTSSQRQLVRVISESGPLSRTEMANLLGLSKAAMSGIARDLIDLGVLHETETVYGQGRPSVRLDLHPECAFFVGISLLEDPAPMILCDLNGKIIARQSMPLSRDPQVIAEAITEGLPSLLKAHPEAMEKLSGIGVALSGFVDETQSNCVQSTLLNWQDVPLAKIIRERSGVETFIENDAKAVAVSEKLFGSAREIQSFSVVSLGDGIGCAHFIDGKLYRGNHGGAGEIAHCTIEPGGSPCRCGKRGCLDTVSSMKAIKEMSRAEGLECVSLSDIENEASTGNAAAIRILHRAGSGLGLAIANLIQINDPGLILITHVEGSFDGLFGTVVNQAIETNVLPRYAGQTPIRIKRVDGDVWARGAASIAAHNFLIGPNSN from the coding sequence TTGAACGCTCTTCTCACCTCCTCCCAGCGCCAGCTCGTGCGCGTCATCAGCGAGTCCGGTCCGCTCAGCCGGACCGAGATGGCGAACCTGCTGGGCCTGAGCAAGGCGGCGATGAGCGGCATTGCCCGCGACCTGATCGACCTCGGCGTGCTGCACGAAACCGAGACGGTCTATGGCCAGGGTCGCCCGTCGGTGCGGCTCGACCTGCACCCCGAATGCGCCTTCTTCGTCGGCATCTCGCTGCTCGAAGATCCGGCGCCGATGATCCTCTGCGACCTCAACGGCAAGATCATCGCCCGCCAGTCGATGCCGCTGTCGCGCGATCCGCAGGTCATCGCCGAGGCGATCACCGAGGGCCTGCCGAGCCTGCTCAAAGCCCATCCGGAGGCGATGGAAAAACTGTCCGGCATCGGCGTGGCACTCTCCGGGTTCGTCGATGAGACCCAGTCGAACTGCGTCCAGTCGACGCTGCTCAACTGGCAGGACGTGCCGCTGGCAAAAATCATCCGCGAACGCTCCGGCGTCGAGACCTTCATCGAGAACGACGCGAAGGCGGTCGCCGTCAGCGAAAAACTGTTCGGCAGCGCCCGCGAGATCCAGAGTTTCAGCGTCGTCTCTTTGGGCGACGGAATCGGCTGCGCCCATTTCATCGACGGCAAGCTCTATCGCGGCAATCACGGCGGCGCCGGGGAAATTGCCCATTGCACCATCGAGCCCGGCGGCTCCCCCTGCCGCTGCGGCAAGCGCGGCTGCCTCGACACGGTCTCCTCGATGAAGGCGATCAAGGAAATGTCGCGCGCCGAAGGGCTCGAATGCGTCTCGCTTTCCGACATCGAGAACGAGGCCTCGACCGGCAATGCCGCCGCGATCCGCATCCTGCACCGCGCCGGCTCGGGGCTGGGACTGGCGATCGCCAACCTCATCCAGATCAACGACCCCGGCCTGATCCTGATCACCCATGTCGAAGGCTCGTTCGACGGCCTGTTCGGTACGGTGGTCAACCAGGCAATCGAAACCAACGTGCTGCCGCGTTACGCCGGCCAGACGCCGATCCGCATCAAGCGCGTCGATGGCGATGTCTGGGCGCGGGGTGCGGCGAGCATCGCAGCCCATAATTTCCTGATCGGCCCCAACTCCAACTGA
- a CDS encoding M81 family metallopeptidase, whose protein sequence is MRIAVGGIHIECSTYNPVLNEEKDFRVVRGEELTAAPYFAFLKDYDAEFLPTIHCRAIAGGPVSRSTYERFKAEFLDRLKPLLPLDGLYLAMHGAMYVQGMEDAEGDWITAARDLVGPDCTVSASYDLHGNVSQRIIDALDMYSTYRTAPHIDVEETMRRSVKMLVESLKTGVKPVLLWAPIPVVLPGERTSTVDEPAKSLYEMMPEIDAMDGVWDASLMVGYVWADEPRGTAAAIMTGTDRAVLEREAKRVAKAYWDAREKFVFGCETGSIQECVDKAIATKTAPVVLAESGDNPTGGGVGDRAEVLADLIAKGATGVVFAGIADKAAAEACYAAGVGAELDLTIGASLDMMGSKPVQAKVKVQFLHETADLADRQAVVAIGGMELVLSAKRRPYHYIADFTRLGLDPNGAKIIVVKSGYLSPELAPIANPNLMALSPGVVDQFVERLERHRKLKPTYPFDKGFSYEPQVFVSARSAGR, encoded by the coding sequence ATGCGTATCGCTGTCGGCGGCATCCATATCGAATGCAGCACCTACAATCCGGTCCTCAACGAGGAGAAGGATTTTCGCGTCGTGCGCGGCGAGGAGCTGACCGCGGCCCCCTATTTCGCCTTCCTCAAGGATTACGACGCCGAATTTCTGCCGACCATCCACTGCCGCGCCATTGCCGGCGGCCCGGTCTCCCGCTCCACCTATGAGCGCTTCAAGGCCGAATTCCTCGATCGCCTGAAGCCGTTGTTGCCGCTCGACGGTCTCTATCTCGCCATGCACGGCGCCATGTATGTGCAGGGCATGGAAGATGCCGAGGGCGACTGGATCACCGCCGCCCGCGATCTGGTCGGCCCGGACTGCACGGTCTCGGCCAGCTACGACCTGCATGGCAATGTCAGCCAGCGGATCATCGATGCGCTCGACATGTATTCCACCTACCGCACCGCGCCGCATATCGATGTCGAGGAGACCATGCGCCGCTCGGTGAAAATGTTGGTCGAAAGCCTGAAGACCGGCGTCAAGCCCGTCCTGCTCTGGGCGCCGATCCCGGTCGTGCTGCCCGGCGAGCGCACCTCGACGGTCGATGAGCCCGCAAAAAGCCTCTACGAGATGATGCCGGAAATCGACGCGATGGACGGCGTCTGGGATGCCTCGCTGATGGTCGGCTACGTCTGGGCCGACGAACCGCGCGGCACCGCCGCCGCGATCATGACCGGCACCGACCGCGCCGTCCTTGAGCGCGAAGCCAAGCGCGTCGCCAAAGCCTATTGGGATGCCCGAGAAAAATTCGTGTTCGGCTGCGAAACCGGCTCGATCCAGGAATGCGTCGACAAGGCGATCGCCACCAAGACCGCTCCGGTCGTGCTCGCCGAATCCGGCGACAACCCGACCGGCGGCGGCGTCGGCGACCGCGCCGAGGTGCTGGCCGACCTGATCGCCAAAGGCGCCACCGGCGTCGTCTTCGCCGGCATCGCCGACAAGGCGGCGGCGGAAGCGTGTTATGCCGCCGGCGTCGGCGCCGAGCTCGACCTCACGATCGGAGCCTCGCTCGATATGATGGGCAGCAAGCCGGTCCAGGCAAAAGTGAAGGTGCAGTTCCTCCACGAGACCGCAGACCTTGCCGACCGGCAGGCGGTCGTTGCCATCGGCGGCATGGAACTGGTCCTCTCGGCCAAGCGCCGCCCCTATCACTACATCGCCGACTTCACCCGGTTGGGCCTCGACCCGAATGGCGCAAAGATCATCGTCGTGAAATCGGGCTATCTGTCCCCGGAACTGGCGCCGATCGCCAACCCGAACCTGATGGCCCTGTCGCCGGGCGTCGTCGACCAGTTCGTCGAACGCCTGGAGCGCCACCGTAAGCTGAAGCCGACCTATCCCTTCGACAAGGGTTTTAGCTATGAGCCGCAGGTATTTGTCTCGGCGCGGTCCGCGGGTCGGTGA
- a CDS encoding GntR family transcriptional regulator, which translates to MKQVRRREVIRTGTTVEQMVRAIADMIVTGAILPGEKLDEITLASRFEVSRTPVREALRELGAMGLVGREPNRSAVVTNVTGTYLHSMFEAMAELEGICARLSAERMTVDERRALELEHRGSMRLVHAGAEEDYAAHNTEFHTRLYRGAHNDHVFEMVTQTRARLAPFRRAQFRLPGRLAKSYEEHDQIVTAIIRADAAAAGQAAYSHVAIVSDASAVFATAGE; encoded by the coding sequence GTGAAGCAGGTCAGGCGCAGAGAAGTCATCCGTACCGGAACCACCGTCGAGCAGATGGTGCGGGCGATTGCCGACATGATCGTCACGGGCGCCATCCTGCCGGGCGAGAAGCTCGACGAGATCACGCTCGCTTCGCGCTTCGAAGTGTCCCGCACGCCGGTGCGCGAGGCTCTGCGCGAACTTGGGGCCATGGGCCTAGTCGGGCGCGAGCCGAACCGCAGCGCCGTCGTCACCAACGTGACCGGGACCTATCTGCACTCGATGTTCGAGGCGATGGCCGAGCTCGAAGGTATTTGCGCCCGGTTATCGGCCGAGCGGATGACGGTCGACGAGCGGCGGGCGCTGGAGCTCGAACATCGCGGTTCGATGCGGCTGGTGCATGCCGGTGCCGAAGAAGACTATGCTGCGCACAATACCGAATTCCACACAAGGCTTTATCGCGGCGCCCATAACGACCACGTCTTCGAGATGGTGACGCAGACGCGGGCGCGGCTCGCCCCTTTCCGCCGCGCACAGTTCCGCCTGCCGGGGCGCCTTGCGAAATCCTATGAGGAACACGACCAGATCGTCACCGCCATCATCCGCGCCGATGCGGCGGCTGCGGGGCAGGCGGCCTATTCGCATGTGGCGATCGTCAGCGACGCCAGTGCGGTGTTTGCGACTGCCGGGGAATAA
- a CDS encoding BMP family ABC transporter substrate-binding protein, with the protein MTKLLPMNRRNFLQASVAGLAAGAAPGLIGSPAMAQTALTVGFIYVGPKDDYGYNQAHAEGAAVIKKMPGITLVEEENVPETVDVQKTMESMINLDGATLLFPTSFGYFDPHMLAMAAKYPKVQFRHCGGLWTEGKNPMNTGSYFGYIGQGQYLNGIAAGYASKSKKIGFVAAKPIPQVVQNINSFLLGARSVDPTITCQVIFTGEWSLAVKEAEATNALVDQGADVITCHVDSPKVVVETAARRGAFVCGYHANQSALAKDKYLTGAEWAWGNVYTNFIKAAQNGGKLGNFVRGGLKDGFVKMSPLGPAVSAEGRKKFEATLAEIMSGKFSVFKGPIKDNKGNVVVTAGKSFAEDAIELESMGYLVEGVVGSTS; encoded by the coding sequence ATGACCAAACTCCTTCCCATGAACCGCCGCAATTTTCTCCAGGCTTCCGTTGCCGGCCTGGCGGCCGGGGCCGCTCCCGGCCTGATCGGCTCGCCGGCCATGGCGCAGACCGCGCTCACCGTCGGCTTCATCTATGTCGGCCCCAAGGACGACTACGGTTACAACCAGGCGCATGCCGAGGGTGCGGCCGTCATCAAGAAGATGCCGGGCATCACGCTCGTCGAAGAGGAAAACGTTCCGGAAACCGTCGACGTCCAGAAGACCATGGAATCGATGATCAACCTCGACGGCGCCACCCTGCTCTTCCCGACCTCCTTCGGTTACTTCGACCCCCATATGCTGGCCATGGCCGCGAAATATCCGAAAGTGCAGTTCCGCCATTGCGGCGGCCTGTGGACCGAGGGCAAGAACCCGATGAATACCGGCTCCTATTTCGGCTATATCGGTCAGGGCCAGTATCTGAACGGCATTGCCGCCGGTTATGCGTCGAAGAGCAAGAAGATCGGCTTCGTCGCCGCCAAGCCCATCCCGCAGGTCGTCCAGAACATCAATTCCTTCCTGCTCGGCGCCCGCTCGGTCGATCCGACCATCACCTGCCAGGTGATCTTCACCGGGGAATGGTCGCTCGCCGTCAAGGAAGCCGAAGCCACCAACGCGCTGGTCGACCAGGGCGCCGACGTCATCACCTGCCATGTGGACAGCCCGAAGGTGGTCGTCGAGACAGCCGCCCGCCGCGGCGCCTTCGTCTGCGGTTACCACGCCAACCAGAGCGCGCTCGCCAAGGACAAGTACCTGACCGGCGCCGAATGGGCATGGGGCAATGTCTATACGAACTTCATCAAGGCGGCCCAGAACGGCGGCAAGCTCGGCAATTTTGTCCGCGGCGGCCTGAAGGACGGCTTCGTCAAGATGAGCCCGCTCGGACCCGCCGTGTCCGCCGAGGGGCGCAAGAAGTTCGAGGCGACGCTCGCCGAGATCATGTCCGGCAAGTTCTCGGTCTTCAAGGGGCCGATCAAGGACAACAAGGGCAATGTCGTCGTCACCGCCGGCAAGTCGTTTGCCGAGGATGCGATCGAACTCGAAAGCATGGGTTACCTGGTCGAGGGCGTCGTCGGGTCGACGTCCTGA
- a CDS encoding ABC transporter permease — MTAEANDPRLSIAAGGNASFRPLLEWLARRAEPVAIGLVAILIGLALFSLFILAIGKSPVTLFQLMYTGGFGSWFSIQNSLSRAAPLLLTALCVALPARLGLVIIGAEGAVVLGGVAAAASAMPFVGIVPPIVLFIFMGFAAMVVGGIWIGFAGFLRHYRGVNETISSLLLAYIAIALMNQFVEGLLRDPASLNKPSTKPLPKEYMLGQIPGMDVHWGLVIGVVACILSWVLIEITSFGFAARIAGGNVRAAQIQGLPVGKLIVGFTAIAGGFAGLAGMIEVAAVQGSANASLAAGYGYTGILVAFLARHNPLAIIPVAILLGGISASGGLIQRRMGLPDATVLVLQGTLFIVILFCETFYGRFKIFNPDLWKRSH; from the coding sequence ATGACGGCCGAAGCGAACGACCCGAGACTATCCATCGCGGCGGGGGGCAATGCGTCCTTCCGCCCCCTCCTCGAATGGCTGGCGCGGCGGGCGGAACCCGTGGCGATCGGGCTCGTGGCGATCCTGATCGGCCTGGCGCTTTTCTCCCTCTTCATCCTGGCGATCGGCAAGTCACCGGTCACCCTCTTCCAGCTCATGTACACGGGCGGGTTCGGAAGCTGGTTTTCGATCCAGAACAGCCTTTCCCGCGCCGCCCCCCTGTTACTGACCGCACTCTGCGTCGCGCTGCCGGCCCGGCTCGGTCTCGTCATCATCGGTGCGGAGGGCGCGGTCGTGCTCGGCGGCGTCGCGGCGGCGGCCAGCGCCATGCCCTTCGTCGGCATCGTGCCGCCGATCGTGCTGTTCATCTTCATGGGTTTCGCCGCCATGGTCGTCGGCGGCATCTGGATCGGCTTTGCCGGTTTCCTGCGCCACTATCGCGGCGTCAACGAAACGATCTCCTCGCTGCTTCTGGCCTATATCGCCATCGCCCTGATGAACCAGTTCGTCGAAGGGCTGCTGCGTGACCCGGCCAGTCTGAACAAGCCCTCCACCAAACCCCTGCCGAAGGAATACATGCTCGGCCAGATCCCCGGCATGGACGTCCACTGGGGCCTGGTCATCGGCGTCGTCGCCTGCATCCTCTCCTGGGTGCTGATCGAGATCACCAGCTTCGGTTTTGCCGCCCGCATCGCCGGCGGCAATGTCCGCGCCGCACAGATCCAGGGCCTGCCAGTCGGCAAGCTGATCGTCGGCTTCACCGCGATTGCCGGCGGCTTTGCCGGTCTCGCGGGCATGATCGAGGTCGCGGCGGTCCAAGGCAGCGCCAACGCCTCGCTCGCCGCCGGTTACGGTTACACCGGCATCCTCGTCGCCTTCCTGGCGCGGCACAATCCGCTGGCGATCATTCCGGTCGCCATCCTGCTCGGCGGCATCTCCGCTTCGGGCGGCCTGATCCAGCGGCGCATGGGCTTGCCGGATGCGACCGTCCTGGTGCTGCAGGGCACGCTCTTCATCGTCATCCTGTTCTGCGAGACCTTTTACGGCCGCTTCAAGATCTTCAATCCCGACCTCTGGAAAAGGAGCCACTGA